One region of Elusimicrobiota bacterium genomic DNA includes:
- a CDS encoding glycosyltransferase family 4 protein, with protein MAEAALRVVMVSASFHPSIGGAENQALELSVALQRRGLGVRVLTRKLPGLSCREFVRGIPVIRLPCRGAGFLNAASFMASLFIYLWRQAPLYDVIHVHLAGSPALAAAFAGRLLGKPVVVKLGGGKGIGELAASARTFGGRLKLRLLARLKPQVIAVARELAEEGARYLGPVPIPVIPNGVDSERYQPASPQGKSALRRELGWPEEGLCFLYTGRFSWEKNLLRFIEVWAGASRAAERSFLAFVGEGQQEETMRAAARNLGVPGRVFFHGRREGLEKVYQAADIFILPSVSEGLSNALLEAMSSGLAILASRVGGTIEVVEEGREGVLFDPKDGAELKSRIERLLEKPVFILGQAARQKACRRYAMAPIAGIYEELYRKLIHQNFPGSLGG; from the coding sequence ATGGCTGAAGCGGCCTTGCGCGTCGTGATGGTGAGCGCGAGCTTCCATCCATCCATCGGGGGAGCGGAGAATCAGGCGTTGGAATTGTCCGTGGCGCTTCAGCGCCGCGGGCTGGGAGTGCGCGTCCTGACCAGAAAGCTTCCGGGCCTTTCTTGTCGAGAATTCGTGAGGGGGATTCCCGTTATCCGGCTCCCCTGCAGGGGAGCCGGATTTTTAAATGCGGCTAGTTTCATGGCCTCGCTGTTCATCTACCTTTGGCGTCAGGCTCCTCTATACGACGTAATTCACGTCCATTTAGCCGGCTCGCCCGCCTTAGCTGCGGCATTCGCGGGCCGCCTGCTCGGCAAGCCAGTGGTCGTCAAACTCGGAGGGGGCAAGGGGATCGGAGAGCTCGCCGCCTCGGCGCGCACCTTCGGCGGGCGGCTCAAGCTCCGGCTCTTGGCGCGGCTTAAGCCCCAAGTCATAGCCGTGGCACGGGAGTTGGCGGAGGAGGGAGCACGGTATTTGGGGCCTGTTCCTATTCCAGTCATCCCGAACGGCGTGGACTCTGAGCGCTACCAGCCGGCTTCCCCCCAGGGGAAGTCGGCTTTGCGGCGGGAGCTGGGCTGGCCCGAGGAGGGCCTGTGCTTCCTATATACGGGCCGCTTTAGCTGGGAGAAGAACCTGCTTAGGTTCATCGAAGTCTGGGCGGGAGCGTCCCGGGCCGCCGAGCGGTCTTTTCTGGCCTTCGTGGGCGAGGGCCAGCAAGAGGAGACGATGCGCGCCGCGGCCAGGAATCTCGGCGTCCCGGGCCGCGTCTTCTTCCACGGGCGCCGAGAAGGCTTGGAGAAGGTTTACCAAGCGGCCGATATATTCATTCTCCCATCAGTTTCGGAAGGATTATCGAACGCACTTCTCGAAGCCATGTCCAGCGGCCTGGCCATTCTGGCCAGCCGCGTGGGGGGCACCATCGAGGTCGTAGAAGAGGGGAGGGAGGGTGTTCTCTTTGATCCCAAAGATGGCGCCGAGTTAAAGTCCCGGATCGAACGCCTCCTTGAAAAGCCTGTTTTTATCTTGGGCCAAGCGGCCCGGCAAAAAGCCTGTCGAAGATACGCCATGGCTCCGATCGCCGGAATTTACGAGGAGCTATACCGGAAACTTATCCACCAAAACTTCCCGGGAAGTCTCGGTGGATAA